The following proteins are co-located in the Osmia lignaria lignaria isolate PbOS001 chromosome 12, iyOsmLign1, whole genome shotgun sequence genome:
- the LOC117602804 gene encoding putative Rho GTPase-activating protein CG5521 isoform X7, producing the protein MFSKKLHVDVKKSTLKIQDVKKDSATRFKHLKIVLENVDTDEAKGFFEGNFSHVYFILYDCFVSAEANLRQRELSFHIVHKAHREELEQVLQLLEKVLTLLPELLNRRWQCHSLARILQKLLHPGNSWKLRREAIRYFILWYQALGENAPEHIHQMFASLVPGFPPQQPSPYKSERKIDGKKDKFAKVIGCDDKDKREFYDTQLSQSTFHDNGSSQCPVTPVDNGPILPPQSGEKPLDNETVRFLEALLEFMVTQVVKIEWRDKSSRQHKTFQFLLERFKATYLRYICPEFDDNFSLYKPNLELPTMRKPTNQSQDNYVLCKVALIKWIASFTHVARKDARVAHLSHSTTPNEENTESELRRVSVTQNAVDSTSLSPESTVSQQENQNQEDSTVSAVTLVREVLYGNRDNVNFVHELYRQSFLLDFNHAGAIRKAIAVYKDWIQMNELPPFMLEPLESHKERDLEDNTKKDANDIDKSPSESYRQTRLRNDSYLGAIHRENLFIRAGLQNVLQVFITQASNVFFLENSGPNASLTLLEEQTDSCKRVLNVYRYVVMNSRLEPATWEQLLRVLLQITSLVLNEKSSRRKVQESIGGKLAPAIFQTLIVTWIKANLNVVISTQLWDQFLEVLTSLTQWEELIREWAKTLDTLTRVLARHVYNLDLNDLPLDRLSEQKTKKRRGVGSRAASTGSVQPPRKGSVDQDNNAVSKENVTDHPMRDLRKVRPLPRSASDNNIYNGKARVKVHRHRTHTVHSGIPVLPLSIEQDMARLLSSGSTSSSGVGRKMLPNRRAKSLDSVVIVDSEPPSPRCPSPTPSSGVDSNKDSPIQIENIDGSSIDTNDASERRSVMAGGGVRGWLPDVAVVLWRRMLSALGDVNNIQDPTLHGQVMDYLVQLTQTLIKIRLNQGVSGDNQVTPPAPELIPPLTVIAPWCFKAIQLPSQYEVGKLAAYRLICLLTIQPQDINLPKQHLTLFYRAVHNGIVSNDSKVLHVLVKYTGPRLFSLNLPGSSLLILDYIHAANVILSSQDIGAPRTEAVSIIGSLLSLPATTIKLPVLQPTSTDIVTMTCPDAKEHIITILLRSCRREPTGIARCVALSSIAMFVYRELCYKNQHPRIPESVTVLLLALKRMQRAERRRAGFCYPLMDQANHAIVAQVACDSLLLLCDKADTLLELYPNVPCKIIQILSETLGYMNTREKRGPLIISMLFCLGEWAMHLGPYVLLRVFQGKPLLMSLFSVLDNIVKDKINNDASQSNKSHEDEDDDFDPDITLDNLADETSMKSPRRGNIQSVQLAAKMVMMHLINHLGHFPMGIGAARLSSLVVELDDVPGIDGDELSSAIFHAPNIQLLMLSNSVIMSLVELAALDAPGGGVTAGLTTAPSLVRVLLRDLAGKASWDSSILYSQPFVEDDIPIAFTKHVEWKSKVQIEDLNSVTTSQTCTPRHTIRHREPHILPTFANAASDMDNLDDLLQYIGHTSPEVLTNPEVALNAPANPPQGHYLESETIATILNQRNAEQEHINNWNQHISMCASPISPPSCRPPPAPFHHCRLLFSHLGLSGWEQRTKLHLLSKNEKLLRELRNLDSQRSRETHKIAVIYVSQGQEDKNSILSNVTASKEYESFVARLAWEVELESHTGFLGGLIPGKASGVTAPYFATSFTEILFHVATRMPSDSPESLLQKTRHLGNDEIHIVWSEHWRDYRRDIIPTEFCDVLIVIYPLHNKLYRIQISRKPEIPFFGPLFDECIVEDKVLPGLVRTTALAASRAKRSTLMLYQHYYEERARSIDTVMRNHKEATTFEEFTANVYSPVQPPSPFSGTSSVSASSNLAAALIDSHQGRSGLRSSSAASSDNRANRGD; encoded by the exons AAAATGTGGATACTGATGAAGCAAAGGGGTTTTTTGAAGGCAACTTCAGCCATgtgtattttattctatatGATTGTTTTGTGTCGGCTGAAGCAAACTTAAGACAAAGAG AACTTTCCTTCCACATTG tgCATAAAGCACACAGGGAGGAATTGGAACAGGTATTGCAGCTCTTGGAAAAAGTTTTAACTCTTCTCCCTGAGCTTCTTAACAGAAGATGGCAATGTCATAGTCTGGCAAGGATTTTGCAGAAACTTTTACATCCTGGTAATAGTTGGAAACTTAGAAGAGAAGCTATAAG GTATTTTATTTTGTGGTATCAAGCACTTGGTGAAAATGCACCTGAACACATTCATCAGATGTTTGCAAGCTTGGTACCAGGCTTTCCACCTCAGCAACCATCTCCTTACAAGTCTGAACGTAAGATAGATGGGAAGAAGGATAAATTTGCTAAAGTAATTGGTTGTGATGATAAAGATAAGAGAGAATTTTATGATACACAATTGTCACAAAGTACTTTTCACGATAATGGGTCCAGTCAGTGTCCTGTCACTCCTGTGGACAATGGGCCCATTTTACCTCCGCAAAGTGGGGAAAAGCCTCTTGACAATGAAACTGTTCGATTTTTAGAAGCACTACTTGAATTTATGGTTACTCAGGTTGTAAAAATAGAATGGCGAGATAAATCTTCGCGACAGCACAAGACTTTTCAGTTTTTATTAGAACGTTTTAAAGCTACGTATCTTCGTTATATTTGCCCTGAGTTCGATGATAATTTCTCATTGTACAAACCGAATTTAGAATTGCCTACGATGCGTAAACCAACGAATCAGAGTCAAGataattatgtattatgtaaagTTGCTTTAATTAAATGGATCGCTAGCTTCACCCATGTCGCTAGAAAGGATGCTCGTGTCGCACATCTTTCACATAG CACAACTCCGAACGAAGAGAATACAGAATCAGAACTTCGTCGTGTTTCGGTTACTCAAAATGCAGTTGATTCTACTTCGCTGTCTCCTGAATCAACTGTATCTCAACAAGAGAATCAAAATCAGGAAGATAGTACTGTTTCAGCAGTTACTCTTGTTAGAGAAGTTTTATACGGTAACAGAGATAATGTAAATTTTGTCCACGAATTGTATAGACAATCGTTTTTGCTGGACTTTAATCATGCTGGTGCTATAAGAAAGGCTATAGCCGTTTATAAGGATTGGATCCAAATGAAT GAACTCCCACCATTCATGTTAGAACCATTGGAGAGTCACAAAGAAAGAGATTTAGAAGATAATACCAAAAAAGATGCAAACGATATCGATAAAAGTCCGTCTGAAAGTTATCGGCAGACGAGATTAAGGAACGACTCTTATCTTGGTGCTATACacagagaaaatttatttataagagcAGGATTACAGAATGTTTTACAAGTATTCATCACCCAGGCTTCTAATGTATTTTTCTTAGAAAATTCCGGACCCAACGCGTCCTTAACATTACTCGAAGAACAGACGGATAGTTGCAAAAGAGTTTTGAATGTTTACCGATACGTCGTAATGAATTCTAGATTAGAACCTGCTACTTGGGAACAGTTGCTTAG gGTATTGTTGCAAATAACATCGCTTGTTTTAAACGAGAAATCTTCTCGACGCAAAGTTCAAGAGAGCATCGGTGGCAAACTTGCACCTGCTATATTTCAGACCTTAATCGTTACGTGGATTAAAGCGAATTTAAACGTTGTTATTTCTACTCAGTTATGGGATCAGTTTCTGGAAGTTTTGACGTCGTTAACACAATGGGAGGAATTAATTCGAGAATGGGCG AAAACATTGGATACTTTAACAAGGGTACTTGCCAGACACGTGTACAATTTAGATCTAAACGATCTGCCATTAGATAGATTGAGCGAACAAAAAACTAAAAAGCGTCGAGGTGTTGGAAGCCGCGCTGCATCCACAGGAAGCGTTCAACCCCCACGCAAAGGAAGCGTTGACCAAGATAACAATGCTGTTTCTAAAGAAAATGTTACCG ACCACCCTATGCGAGATTTAAGGAAAGTACGACCTCTTCCACGCAGTGCAAGTGATAATAATATATACAATGGAAAAGCACGCGTAAAGGTTCATAGACATCGTACACATACAGTGCATAGCGGTATCCCTG TACTCCCCCTATCAATAGAGCAAGATATGGCGCGACTACTATCAAGTGGTTCAACATCATCGTCAGGAGTTGGTCGGAAAATGTTACCCAACAGACGCGCTAAATCTTTGGACAGCGTTGTTATAGTCGATAGCGAACCACCATCGCCACGTTGCCCTTCTCCGACGCCTAGCAGCGGCGTTGACAGCAACAAAGACAGTCCCATACAGATAGAAAACATTGATGGCAGTAGTATTG ACACTAATGATGCATCAGAAAGAAGATCTGTTATGGCAGGTGGGGGTGTCCGAGGATGGTTACCTGATGTAGCGGTTGTATTGTGGAGACGTATGTTATCGGCATTAGGAGACGTAAATAATATTCAGGATCCGACTCTTCATGGTCAAGTTATGGATTACCTTGTCCAATTGACACAAACCCTTATAAAA ATTCGTTTAAATCAAGGTGTATCTGGGGACAATCAAGTAACCCCGCCAGCTCCAGAACTTATACCGCCGTTAACAGTAATTGCTCCATGGTGTTTCAAG GCGATACAACTTCCTAGTCAGTACGAAGTTGGTAAATTGGCAGCATACCGTTTGATCTGCCTTTTAACAATACAGCCACAAGATATCAATTTACCAAAACAACACTTGACACTTTTTTATCGTGCGGTACATAACGGTATCGTTAGTAACGACAGTAAAGTATTACATGTACTGGTCAAGTATACCGGTCCTAGATTGTTCAGTTTAAATCTTCCTGGGTCTAGTCTTTTAATCTTGGATTATATTCACGCTGCTAATGTAATATTGAGCAGTCAGGATATCGgg GCACCACGGACGGAGGCTGTTTCAATAATTGGATCATTACTGTCATTACCTGCCACAACAATTAAATTACCTGTGTTGCAACCTACTTCAACAGATATTGTAACCATGACATGCCCAGATGCAAAG GAACATATAATCACGATTCTTTTAAGAAGTTGTAGGCGAGAACCAACCGGTATTGCAAGATGCGTGGCACTTTCAAGTATTGCTATGTTTGTGTACAGAGAACTGTGCTACAAAAATCAACACCCGCGGATACCAGAATCTGTCACGGTTCTTCTTTTAGCGCTTAAA CGGATGCAAAGGGCAGAGCGTCGGAGAGCTGGTTTCTGTTATCCACTAATGGATCAG GCCAATCATGCCATTGTCGCTCAAGTGGCATGTGATTCCCTGTTGTTGTTATGTGATAAAGCAGATACTCTCTTAGAATTGTACCCAAATGTGCCATGTAAAATAATTCAA ATTTTGTCAGAAACACTTGGATATATGAATACACGAGAAAAACGTGGTCCTTTGATAATATCAATGTTGTTTTGTTTGGGAGAGTGGGCTATGCACCTTGGCCCATATGTTTTGTTACGAGTATTTCAAGGGAAACCATTATTAATGAGTTTATTCTCG GTGTTGGATAATATAGTGAAAGATAAAATCAATAATGATGCATCACAATCGAACAAAAGTCACGAAGATGAAGATGATGATTTCGATCCTGATATAACTTTGGATAACTTGGCTGATGAAACTTCCATGAAATCGCCTCGACGCGGAAATATTCAGTCTGTTCAATTAGCAGCAAAAATG GTAATGATGCATTTGATCAATCATTTGGGACACTTTCCAATGGGTATCGGAGCTGCACGCTTATCTTCGCTAGTCGTCGAATTAGATGATGTACCCGGCATCGACGGGGACGAACTTTCCTCTGCCATTTTTCATGCACCAAATATACAATTACTAATGTTATCGAATTCCGTAATAATGTCACTCGTTGAACTGGCGGCATTAGATGCACCTGGAGGAGGTGTTACTGCTGGATTAACAACAGCTCCATCGTTGGTTAGGGTTTTGTTGAGGGATTTAGCAGGGAAAGCATCTTGGGATAGTTCTATTTTATACAGTCAACCGTTTGTCGAAGACGATATTCCAATAGCATTTACAAAACACG TCGAGTGGAAATCAAAAGTACAAATAGAAGATCTGAACAGTGTCACAACATCTCAGACTTGTACACCTCGGCATACAATAAGACACCGCGAACCTCATATACTACCTACGTTTGCAAATGCTGCAAGTGATATGGATAATTTGGATGAT CTTTTACAATATATAGGACACACAAGTCCAGAAGTACTAACTAATCCAGAAGTAGCCCTTAATGCGCCTGCTAATCCGCCACAGGGTCATTATCTTGAAAGTGAAACCATCGCAACTATTCTGAATCAGAGAAATGCGGAACAAGAGCATATCAATAATTGGAATCAACATATTAG CATGTGCGCGTCGCCGATAAGTCCGCCATCGTGTCGACCACCTCCAGCGCCCTTTCATCACTGCCGTCTTTTATTTTCGCACTTAGGTTTGTCGGGTTGGGAACAACGTACAAAATTGCATTTGTTGTCAAAGAATGAAAAGCTTCTACGAGAACTAAGGAATCTCGACAGTCAACGATCCAGAGAAACGCATAAAATAGCGGTGATTTACGTTAGCCAGGGTCAAGAGGATAAGAATTCTATATTAAGTAATGTCACTGCTAGTAAAGAATACGAAAGCTTTGTCGCGAGATTGGCGTGGGAAGTGGAACTCGAATCGCATACAGGTTTTCTTGGAGGTCTTATACCTGGTAAAGCATCCGGAGTAACAGCACCCTATTTCGCTACATCCTTCACGGAGATACTTTTTCATGTAGCGACGAGAATGCCTTCCGATAGTCCTGAAAGTTTGTTACAGAAA ACACGGCACTTAGGTAACGATGAAATTCACATAGTTTGGTCCGAGCATTGGAGAGACTATCGTCGAGACATTATACCAACTGAATTTTGCGATGTTTTAATAGTAATTTATCCGTTGCATAATAAATTGTACAGAATTCAAATTTCTCGAAAGCCAGAGATTCCATTCTTTGGACCCTTATTCGATGAGTGCATCGTGGAAGATAAAGTTTTGCCCGGGTTAGTCAGAACAACAGCATTGGCAGCAAGTAGAGCAAAACGATCTACCCTTATGTTGTACCAGCATTA ttATGAGGAGAGAGCAAGATCTATCGATACTGTCATGAGAAATCATAAAGAAGCTACTACATTTGAAGAGTTTACAGCTAATGTATATTCCCCGGTACAACCACCAAGCCCATTCAGTGGTACTTCTTCTGTATCTG CATCGTCAAACCTCGCAGCAGCCCTTATAGATTCCCATCAAGGTCGATCGGGTCTGCGAAGTTCTTCAGCAGCGAGCAGTGATAATCGCGCGAATAGAGGTGACTAA